The following are encoded in a window of Paenibacillaceae bacterium GAS479 genomic DNA:
- a CDS encoding DNA-(apurinic or apyrimidinic site) lyase: protein MPEYPEMDHYRMLVGTAVAGQRIRSVQVGREKSLNIPVDEFIRQVEGRTIWFVERRGKHLLFHLDNGQRLLLHLMLGGWMFFGTEEEKPDRTVQVKLEFEDGNLYFIGLRLGYLHLLTARDADARLATLGPEPLDPRLTLERFTERLMTKKRSALKTALVDQSVLAGIGNCYGDEIAWQAEVLPSARISSLEPATIARLYDALHSVLLEAKARGGYMENPFQIGDTVTGGYNDECKVYDRPGGDCSRCGGKIVQEEQASRKVFFCPKCQRDR, encoded by the coding sequence ATGCCGGAATATCCCGAGATGGACCACTACCGAATGCTCGTTGGTACCGCTGTAGCGGGTCAGCGGATCCGATCCGTCCAGGTGGGCCGAGAGAAGTCGCTGAATATACCTGTGGATGAGTTCATTCGCCAAGTTGAAGGCCGTACCATCTGGTTTGTCGAACGCCGAGGCAAACATCTTCTATTCCACCTAGACAATGGGCAGCGGTTGTTGCTCCATTTGATGCTCGGTGGCTGGATGTTTTTTGGCACGGAAGAGGAAAAGCCGGATCGCACGGTACAGGTGAAGCTGGAGTTCGAGGACGGCAATTTGTACTTTATCGGGCTTCGCCTCGGGTATTTGCATCTGCTGACTGCCCGCGATGCCGATGCTCGACTGGCCACCCTTGGCCCGGAGCCGCTTGACCCTCGGTTAACGCTGGAGCGATTCACCGAAAGGTTGATGACCAAAAAGCGCAGCGCGCTCAAAACAGCTCTTGTGGACCAAAGCGTGCTTGCAGGCATCGGCAATTGTTATGGAGATGAGATTGCCTGGCAGGCGGAAGTACTTCCGAGCGCTCGCATCAGCTCGCTTGAACCGGCAACAATTGCTCGACTTTATGACGCTTTGCACAGCGTGCTGCTGGAGGCCAAGGCTCGCGGCGGATATATGGAGAATCCTTTCCAAATCGGTGATACCGTGACTGGCGGATATAACGATGAGTGCAAGGTATATGACCGTCCGGGCGGCGATTGCAGCCGTTGTGGAGGCAAAATTGTGCAAGAGGAACAGGCTTCGCGCAAGGTGTTCTTTTGCCCGAAATGCCAGCGGGACCGCTAA
- a CDS encoding Endonuclease IV has translation MSTRGGYRAAAQRAYSLGCGSFQYFPKNPRSLGVKSFDRSDAARCLEFCWEKGIASIAHSPYPCNLASPNADVRERTALSLLNDLDIAENCGSLGVVVHFGVYKEGDPLEGYRLMIATLDSITERWQGSCRLLIENQAGNHGFMGMTLEELVQIRSLCREPDKLGFCLDSCHLFASGVWDGSPNPDWASSPAGQAAKDHILALHVNGSVYGSGSRRDRHARLGEGELGMAGIAWLLGHFPAVPAVLETASDADGTHLQQLRRMQEEEEKLG, from the coding sequence GTGAGCACACGAGGCGGGTACCGAGCTGCGGCCCAGCGGGCGTATTCGCTTGGCTGCGGCTCCTTTCAATACTTTCCCAAAAATCCGCGCAGCCTTGGAGTAAAATCTTTCGATCGCAGCGATGCGGCTCGCTGCCTGGAGTTTTGCTGGGAAAAAGGAATCGCCTCCATCGCGCATTCTCCGTATCCATGCAATTTGGCATCGCCCAATGCGGATGTCAGAGAGCGGACAGCTTTGTCGCTGCTGAATGACCTCGACATCGCCGAGAACTGCGGTTCGCTTGGTGTTGTTGTTCATTTTGGAGTGTACAAAGAAGGCGATCCCTTGGAAGGTTACAGGTTAATGATCGCTACGCTGGATTCCATAACGGAGCGCTGGCAAGGGAGCTGTCGGTTGCTGATCGAAAATCAGGCCGGCAACCATGGCTTTATGGGCATGACGCTTGAGGAACTGGTGCAAATCCGCTCCCTCTGTCGCGAGCCGGACAAGCTGGGTTTCTGCCTGGATAGCTGCCATCTGTTCGCGAGCGGTGTATGGGACGGCAGCCCAAACCCTGACTGGGCGTCAAGCCCGGCCGGACAGGCGGCAAAGGATCATATACTCGCGTTGCATGTCAACGGCTCGGTGTATGGGAGCGGATCGCGGCGCGACCGACACGCCAGATTGGGCGAGGGAGAGCTTGGCATGGCAGGCATCGCCTGGCTGCTGGGACATTTTCCAGCCGTACCCGCCGTGCTTGAGACCGCTTCAGATGCGGATGGAACCCATCTGCAGCAGCTGCGCAGGATGCAGGAAGAGGAGGAGAAGCTGGGATGA
- a CDS encoding RNAse Z, producing the protein MELTFLGTGAGRPSRQRNVTSMALTLPQPRGSIWLFDCGEATQHQLMNTPIKLNKIEAVFITHLHGDHINGLPGLLSSRSYHAGSGPLQLFGPQGIKDYIDAVFRLTSSHLDYDLIITELEAGLIYEDEELIVEAHPLNHRVPCWGFRIVEKDRPGTLDADKARELGVPFGPLLGQLKNGGDVILPDGQLVRSGDVTGPDLKGRIIAILGDTVPCHGVGQLAQGADLLVHEATFQGDMAEKAAAYGHSTTLQAAEAARAAGAQRLYLTHISSRYRDEDMVALLQEARSVFPESYAGADLMSVQIPRRGELPEHSSLS; encoded by the coding sequence ATGGAGCTTACATTTCTCGGTACTGGGGCAGGCAGGCCGTCGAGGCAGCGGAATGTAACCTCGATGGCGTTGACGCTTCCCCAGCCGCGCGGCTCGATCTGGCTGTTCGATTGTGGAGAAGCAACTCAGCACCAACTAATGAACACTCCGATTAAGCTGAACAAAATCGAGGCTGTGTTCATCACTCATCTTCATGGGGATCATATTAACGGCCTGCCGGGACTGCTTAGCTCTCGCTCGTATCATGCCGGCTCAGGACCGCTGCAGCTCTTCGGGCCGCAAGGAATCAAGGATTATATCGATGCGGTGTTCCGATTGACGTCTTCCCACCTGGATTACGATTTGATCATTACCGAGTTGGAGGCAGGGCTCATTTATGAGGATGAAGAGCTGATCGTGGAGGCGCATCCTTTGAATCATCGAGTTCCTTGCTGGGGCTTCCGAATTGTTGAAAAGGACAGACCTGGCACGCTAGATGCGGACAAGGCGCGTGAACTCGGTGTGCCGTTCGGCCCGCTGCTTGGCCAGCTCAAAAACGGCGGGGATGTCATATTGCCTGACGGTCAGCTTGTCCGTAGTGGGGATGTGACAGGGCCGGATTTGAAAGGGCGCATCATTGCCATTCTTGGTGATACGGTACCTTGCCACGGAGTTGGTCAATTGGCCCAGGGAGCGGATCTGCTCGTTCATGAGGCTACTTTTCAAGGCGATATGGCGGAAAAGGCCGCTGCCTACGGCCATTCAACAACTCTCCAAGCGGCCGAAGCAGCTCGTGCAGCAGGTGCGCAACGATTGTATTTGACTCATATCAGCAGCCGTTATCGTGATGAGGACATGGTTGCTTTGCTGCAAGAGGCGCGCTCCGTGTTCCCGGAATCGTATGCCGGAGCAGATCTGATGTCGGTACAAATTCCGCGTCGCGGTGAGTTACCGGAACACTCCAGCTTGTCGTAA
- a CDS encoding 4-nitrophenyl phosphatase, giving the protein MTEKLQHDLPGLREPDRRISGLLLDLDGTIYRGDEVIEGAPELMEALREAGVPYKYVTNNSSASPAAVAQRLRAMGIPADADEVCTSAQAAAAYAAEHFPGGKIFMVGEEGLAEELEGAGLQLVEEAADAVVQGINRRFTYEQAAAAVRELLSGAAYIMTNPDLLLPSKGGLFPGAGSIGAMLQAASGVQPVLIGKPSPVLMDYALGRLGVKREEVWVVGDNLATDIASGDNTGCRTILVLTGLTDAANYERYATVANVSPYASCVSLDELRRYILRA; this is encoded by the coding sequence ATGACGGAAAAGCTACAACATGATTTGCCCGGATTGCGTGAGCCGGATCGGCGCATTAGCGGGCTCCTGCTGGATTTGGACGGTACGATCTATCGGGGCGATGAAGTAATCGAGGGAGCTCCAGAGTTAATGGAGGCGCTTCGCGAAGCTGGAGTTCCTTATAAATATGTAACGAATAATTCCTCAGCCAGCCCGGCTGCTGTAGCCCAAAGGCTGAGGGCGATGGGCATCCCCGCGGATGCCGATGAGGTATGCACTTCGGCTCAGGCTGCGGCTGCCTATGCTGCAGAGCATTTCCCTGGCGGTAAAATCTTCATGGTCGGCGAAGAAGGCTTGGCCGAAGAGCTGGAAGGGGCAGGACTGCAACTGGTCGAGGAAGCCGCCGATGCTGTTGTGCAGGGCATCAATCGCCGCTTCACCTATGAGCAGGCTGCCGCCGCTGTGCGCGAGCTGCTCTCGGGAGCGGCTTACATAATGACGAATCCGGATCTGCTCCTTCCTTCCAAGGGTGGACTATTTCCAGGGGCAGGTTCGATTGGAGCGATGCTCCAGGCCGCCTCGGGTGTACAGCCGGTACTGATCGGCAAACCTTCGCCAGTGCTGATGGACTATGCGCTGGGCAGGCTCGGCGTGAAGAGGGAAGAGGTCTGGGTCGTAGGCGACAACTTGGCGACGGATATTGCTTCAGGTGATAACACCGGTTGCCGTACCATCCTGGTGCTGACCGGACTTACCGATGCCGCCAATTATGAACGTTACGCGACTGTGGCAAATGTTTCTCCATACGCCTCCTGTGTCAGCCTCGATGAGCTGCGGAGGTATATTTTGCGCGCCTAA
- a CDS encoding DEAD/DEAH box helicase domain-containing protein, with product MNRWTGRADGLDDWLEELKQDPEIMDHVTHWQTIPPREARAREFPENLHPKLADALRKKGIDRLFTHQDDAYREVRGGRNIVAVTPTASGKTLCYNLPVLQSLLEDEGGRALYLFPTKALAQDQVAELQTLADLMEVDLKTHTYDGDTPPQVRQAIRNAGHIVVTNPDMLHSAILPHHTKWVKLFENIRYIVIDELHSYRGVFGSHVANVIRRLLRICQFYGSTPQFICASATIENPLEHAERLTGAPMALVADNGAPMGEKHFIFYNPPVVNQQLGIRRSSVLETRRLAAKLLKQGVQTIVFARSRVRVELLLTYLQDAVRGKLDDRTIRGYRGGYLPKLRREIEKGLRTGEIRGVVSTNALELGIDIGQLQACVLNGYPGTVASTWQQSGRAGRRQTSSVTFMVASSNPLDQYMIQNPDFFFSAPPERALIHPDNLLILIDHVKCAAYELPFKAGDRFGGERLEDMLEFLTEEKVLHHVKDRWYWMEQSFPAHGISLRSAAQENFIIIDLTEGNRVLGEVDRFSAPTLIHEEAIYIHEGVQYQVEKLDFPEKKAYVRQVNVDYYTDASLAVELKVLHSDKERVSGQLLLQYGELTVNAKPTIFKKIRLRTHENIGSGPIHLPEEELHTSGYWFSFSPEAAADMGTNEMQFALLGLANVLVHIAPLYLMCDPLDIRVVPQVKAVHTQLPTIYFYDRYPGGIGLAERLYEVHDELLERAKGLISSCSCLSGCPACVGPIEEVGLLGKSQARQLIAQAVRS from the coding sequence ATGAACCGATGGACGGGCAGAGCGGACGGCCTTGACGATTGGCTGGAGGAGCTGAAGCAGGACCCCGAAATTATGGACCATGTGACGCACTGGCAAACGATCCCTCCACGTGAGGCGCGCGCTAGGGAATTCCCGGAAAATCTGCATCCCAAGCTTGCTGACGCCCTTCGCAAAAAAGGCATCGACAGGCTGTTCACCCATCAGGATGATGCCTATCGTGAGGTGCGCGGGGGGCGAAATATTGTTGCTGTGACGCCTACGGCTTCGGGTAAAACCCTTTGTTACAACCTCCCGGTGCTGCAGTCCCTTCTCGAAGATGAAGGGGGCAGGGCGCTCTATCTGTTCCCTACTAAAGCACTCGCGCAAGATCAGGTCGCCGAGCTGCAAACGCTGGCAGATTTGATGGAGGTTGATCTCAAAACGCATACATATGACGGAGATACACCTCCGCAGGTGCGCCAGGCGATCCGCAATGCGGGTCATATCGTCGTTACGAATCCCGATATGCTGCATTCGGCCATTTTGCCTCATCATACGAAGTGGGTGAAGTTGTTCGAAAATATCCGCTACATCGTCATCGATGAGCTGCATTCTTACCGAGGCGTGTTTGGCAGCCATGTCGCTAATGTGATCCGCAGACTGCTGCGCATCTGCCAGTTTTATGGCTCAACACCGCAGTTTATTTGCGCCTCGGCGACGATTGAGAATCCGCTTGAGCATGCGGAGCGGCTGACCGGTGCACCAATGGCTTTAGTAGCTGACAATGGGGCGCCGATGGGCGAAAAGCATTTTATTTTTTATAATCCGCCTGTCGTCAACCAGCAGCTCGGCATCCGCCGCAGCAGCGTTCTCGAAACTCGTCGCCTTGCCGCAAAACTGCTCAAACAAGGTGTCCAAACGATCGTGTTCGCGCGCAGCCGGGTTCGTGTGGAGCTGCTGCTCACTTATCTTCAAGATGCGGTAAGGGGCAAGCTGGATGATCGGACGATTCGCGGCTATCGGGGTGGGTATTTGCCCAAGCTGCGGCGCGAGATTGAGAAAGGGCTGCGAACCGGGGAAATCCGTGGCGTCGTCAGTACGAATGCGCTTGAGCTCGGCATCGACATCGGCCAACTGCAAGCTTGCGTGCTCAACGGTTATCCCGGAACGGTGGCCAGCACATGGCAGCAATCGGGTCGAGCAGGACGGCGTCAGACGAGTTCGGTCACTTTTATGGTGGCGAGCAGCAATCCTTTGGACCAGTACATGATCCAGAACCCGGACTTTTTCTTCAGCGCTCCGCCGGAGCGGGCACTCATTCATCCCGATAATCTGCTCATTCTGATCGACCATGTCAAATGCGCTGCCTACGAACTGCCCTTCAAGGCTGGAGATAGGTTCGGCGGCGAGCGGCTCGAAGATATGTTGGAGTTTCTGACGGAGGAAAAAGTACTGCATCATGTAAAGGATCGCTGGTACTGGATGGAGCAGAGCTTTCCGGCCCATGGCATATCGCTGCGCTCTGCGGCGCAGGAGAACTTCATTATTATCGATCTGACTGAGGGCAACCGTGTGCTTGGCGAGGTCGACCGTTTCAGCGCACCGACGCTCATCCATGAGGAAGCCATCTATATTCATGAGGGCGTCCAGTATCAGGTCGAGAAGCTTGATTTTCCTGAAAAGAAAGCCTATGTACGCCAAGTGAACGTGGACTATTATACGGATGCGAGCCTAGCTGTGGAGCTCAAGGTGCTCCATTCTGACAAGGAGCGAGTAAGCGGTCAATTGCTGCTGCAATACGGCGAGCTGACGGTTAATGCAAAACCGACGATTTTCAAAAAAATCCGCCTGAGGACGCACGAAAATATTGGGTCCGGGCCTATTCATCTGCCGGAAGAGGAGCTGCATACGAGCGGATACTGGTTCAGCTTCAGCCCGGAGGCGGCGGCCGACATGGGTACGAATGAGATGCAGTTCGCGCTGCTCGGGTTGGCAAATGTGCTTGTGCACATCGCGCCTCTTTATTTGATGTGTGATCCGCTGGATATAAGGGTCGTACCACAAGTGAAGGCGGTGCATACGCAGCTGCCGACGATCTATTTCTATGATCGGTATCCAGGTGGAATCGGTCTCGCTGAGCGGTTGTACGAGGTGCATGACGAGCTGCTGGAGCGCGCAAAAGGGCTGATCTCTTCCTGTAGCTGCCTGAGCGGATGCCCGGCATGTGTCGGTCCGATCGAAGAAGTCGGGCTGCTCGGCAAGTCACAGGCGAGGCAGTTGATTGCACAGGCGGTGCGCTCATGA